Genomic DNA from Phyllopteryx taeniolatus isolate TA_2022b chromosome 10, UOR_Ptae_1.2, whole genome shotgun sequence:
agacacaaaATACCATTAGAATGTTACGTTCAATAgctaaataaaaatatcaaaaagaacaataaaatttcaaaataatgtgGTTAGCTAGTTAGAGGTTTtacatttcatatatttttcaaataagtattaaattaaatgaaaaaaattaaatcattgATTTAAATTGCTTCAgataaattaaattacattacattccTTAAATTATTCAAGTACATTTTAACTCAATTTGAGCTACATTGGAAAGAAATAACACGCTTTATTAAAGATTTTACTGGGCGGAAAATctacaaaatacaattgaaatgttagtgatttttattaaataaatgtaaaccaCACAGAAAATGCCTAAATATATGATctgtaataaatgaatgaataccaatacaaatgatccaatttcgAAAATGACGCAGTTCATGGCCCAATGAAATCTGCGTGGGGTGATGATTGGCATACCTGTGGCATCGTATCCCACCAGCAGCACGGCGTGGTTGGGCCAGCGACTGGAGCAGTGGTGCTGGATTATTCCTCCCAAGTAGTCCTGCCAGCTGACCGCGTCCACCACGACGGACAGAGGACCTCGCTCCGCCAGCTCAGCCTTCATGGCCTCCTCCTGACCGCTAGTGGGGGCAGAAGAGTGCAGACAACCTTACAACCAGGAAGGAAGACTACcatttcatttttgtcttgTATTACTGCTAAAGttaacatttaaattcattttctacaactactCTACTACAACTTTCTACAAAATTATTATATACtgtggacccctgcatatttgtGGTTTGCCATTtgaagatttttggggggaacctattGCCTGTTCTTcgcggttttcggccttgcagcttacatgcagtgatttctccagattctcggaaccttttgatgatattatggaccgtagacgatgaaatcccgaaattccttgcaattgtccgttgaggaacattgtccttaagacgttcgactattttctcacgcacttgttcacaaagaggtgaacctcgccccatctttgcttgtgaatgactgagcgattcagggacgctccttttctccccaatcatggcgcccacctgttcccaatgagcctgttcacctgtgggatgttccaaacagctgtttgatgagcattcctcaactttctcactcttttttgccacctgtcccatcttttttggaacgtgttgcagccataaaatactAAGTTcatgactatttgctaaaaacattcaagtttatcagttttaacagtaaatatcttgtctttgtagtgtattcaattcaatataggttgaacatgatttgcaaatcaatgtattctgtttttatttatgtttaacacaatgtcccaacttcattggaattggggttgtaaataaaccgaattaaaatgtttgtatttaacTATCAACTGATAATATTTTACCATTGTCAGCAGCCAGGTCAGCAATGCAAATGAGAACGCATTCTCAATTGCCTAAAATTTTTACATACTTactaatatatacacacacacacacacacacacagatatatatattgtcTGACCATAtagtttcttttttcaaaaagacCTGATACTCCAGCAAGTAAACAAGATGTGTTGACCTGTGACTTTCCAAGAGCTGTGTGCAACTGAGCGATCAATATCTGTGTTGACAGAGCAAACACGACATGTCCTGGACCCTGCTCTGTCCTTCACCTTCACATGATTTCCTTTTCAAGCCATGAATAAGGGAGTGTTcatttttaagcttttattaCCTGCACGCtgtggagaaaaagaaaatatataaatcagtACCTGAAGTTGTGCACAGTGAAGTTCCCCACGCCAACGCCCCCTTGAGGCCGGAGAAAGAAGTGACACATTCCGTTCTTGGCCGTGTAGGGGTAGTCCGACTGTGGCACCAGTTTCACTTGGGTCTGCGTGGATGAGATCATGTCAAATCAACCTTAATGATGCGCTCTCGTGATATTTGTTACACGATATGTCTATTTGTGACTTATTATATTTTCGTGGTTTTTGGCAAAAGTGAccgcaaaatggctgactttctgtgtttttgaggaaatgggttcttgagactttttattGTGGGTCTACTAATGATAGACACGCTTGCTGAATTTCATAGTCACTAAGTGACACTGGCTTTAAAGGACCCATCTAATACCGccaacattggcacttattctaTAGTCCgtcctggacttaaaaacaatgtctgcagaaaaaaaatgcaccccaAGATGGACTCAGTAGTAGTAACATATTTGATTTGGAGTCAGGTGTTGGCCCGCCCCCATTTACGGTAGGTCGAAACCTGCGTGAGCCTGCTGACATCAagtttcttgagactttttttgtggttccACTCATGATAAACATAGCCACCATATTTCATGTTGCCAACTAAAACTGTCTTGGGGGCTGAATGTTTTAAAACGTTCAAAGTACTATTTGCAACCAGAGGATGGCTTGAGGGAACTAAATGACCCGAAAtgtttgcttcaaaccaaaatgagaGACTGTCTTTTGAGgaatgttggtttttttttgttttgttttttttaacctttttgtGACTCTACCCACgataccaaatttcatgttgctaagtgacaCAGGCTTTGAGggctacattttttatttagctcaaatgacccaaaaatggccacttgaaactaaaatggctgacttctttTTTGAGTTTTTGTAGCATGACTTTCTAAGACTTTTTTTGaaggtctactcatgatagacactaAAAATTGTCTTCGAGGGCTGAATTTTGTAAAAGGTTCCAAGTACCGTCCGCAACCAGAGGAGGGCTTTGGTCGGAGAACCTCCGTTGCAGCCTCCATTTTGAAAGCAGCAGTCCACCACTTGCTGCACGCTGAGTTCCTCCAGCCGCGAGCCCGCGATGGCGTTGGCCGCCTGCACGGCGCCCACCACGCTAAACGCCCAGCAGCTGCCGCACTGCAAAAGATGAATTACTGAGAAAAGCTAAGGTTCAAACCCCCGAGGGAAGAATTAATCCAAACCCTGTACTAAATGAACATCCTCTCcagcacaaatacatttttcttatCCCACCACCTTTTCCAAAATTAGCTTCTTGATGACTTTGTAAAGGACACCGGGACTAAAAGACTTCATTTTAATGCAAGAGTCTGTCTGTCCTGGAGCCACCCTGCTGGTCAAATAATTGCCCTAATTTATCTTTAAAACGCAGCTCATTATCAGACACGCTGCTCTTATTACATAGACGCTCAGTCATCTTAAAAGAACACTAATAACATCTAAAACCTTCTTTAAAGACTTTTAAGATCCGACCCCTTTATGATGTCATCTGATGACTGAAATGGCCTTTACATGTAACAATCTCAGCATAGGTCACACACACTTCCATCTTTCAAATTCGCTACAATGGAAATGGAAGTTGACCTACCCCTCCAGCAAGTTGAAATATGATTAAAAacttcaatgtaaaaaaaataataataataatttttaacaattattgtattttaaatacaattataatacactgaaatgtaattaaaatcaTAAGCAATCAACTTacaatttttacataaaaaatacattaagacAATGATTATATGAATTTAATGTATTATATTATGAATAATTAAACATGATGTTAGAATAAAATTGagaacatttcatttaaattcaattcaagtgatatttaaatgacatcaaaaaatgacaaattaaaatGATATAATAAAATGATATGTATAACTAGCTTagaatttataataatatattgaaattaaaataaaaaatgtaaataaactaCATACAAACAATCAAACGTGTTTTCGTCTCAAAAATACACCTGAGCGTGTTCCGTCTTACTGCTTGCTGGTTCTGGACAGGCCCCACCACTGCTCGGTCCCTCCAGTCAAATTTGGCCGGCAGCTCCTTAGCCTTGGCCCTGAGGAACGGCGGAGTGCGCTCAGAGGTTGCTCGCAGGTACAAATCTGCCATGAACACAAAGAACACAACATCACATAACACAACAACATCCTGCCCGGTTAAAAAACGTGAAGTCAATTTCCTCTCAAATTGCACTCAAATGCCAGGAGATGATGTTGCTGAGGCAGAAACATACAAATTGTGGACTGTAATTCTAGCTGCATATCATAGCGATGGAACAGTATTCCAAGTTCATCCTACCTCGGAATTCGTTGGGTGAGAGGGAAGAGAATTGGTTGATTCCGTACTTGGCAGACTGAGGCTGAGAGGAAAAGGAGTTGAGGTACGCGTGACGTTCCGTAGCATTCTGCAGTgttccaacaacaaaacaacttttaCAAAGACATTTCATGTATACTTCTGTCAACTTGTATTGAGCACCGAAGCTTACGAAAgtcattactatatgtttttataaagtacactaTAATAGAGTGCTatcatatttaaaaagacaaaagtaaTTTGGTTGTTTTAGGGGAGACTGGAACGTATTactggcatttcaattcattttaacaaggaaagaggatttgagatacaagtgtacTGTGGTCACGAAACCAATTTAAATCGTGACTCAAGACaccaatgttttcttttttaggaaatgaaggacGCAGACAACGGTGACCGTATGGACAGTCTGAATATTtctgctattaaaaaaaaaaaaaaacatttgttattgcttttgttCCATCTGAAGAGCACTACAGACGCTTCATATTCTGTTGAAAGTTGTGTTTGCGCCATGCTAGCTTTGTTTTCATGCTGCACTGATGTTCACATCCGGGTGGCGCCCATTCCAAGGAGTTTGATGTACTGCCAAATGCATGGTACTAGCAATGACGTCTGCTAgcaatgtatttgtttacagagtagacGTGGCCAGAGTCCGATCTGCGATGCACGTTAAGCATTTCCTGGGTTTAATATGCAGTTCTCTTCTTATGTAACCCAAATGTGTTGTCGCTCGAATTTTTTACTGCCCATGACCCACTCAAGTTGGGTTTCCAACGCGCtcgttgagaatcactgcatttgt
This window encodes:
- the ctso gene encoding cathepsin O: MKGGYRCTVAMATVFAVVALLCCQINASRDEELKNLNELVDDFTPCGARCHLMYEGKGDFERFNGCFRNATERHAYLNSFSSQPQSAKYGINQFSSLSPNEFRDLYLRATSERTPPFLRAKAKELPAKFDWRDRAVVGPVQNQQACGSCWAFSVVGAVQAANAIAGSRLEELSVQQVVDCCFQNGGCNGGSPTKALLWLRTTQVKLVPQSDYPYTAKNGMCHFFLRPQGGVGVGNFTVHNFSGQEEAMKAELAERGPLSVVVDAVSWQDYLGGIIQHHCSSRWPNHAVLLVGYDATGEIPFWIVQNSWGKDWGSEGYVYVKIGGNLCGIADSVAAVFV